In one window of Microplitis demolitor isolate Queensland-Clemson2020A chromosome 4, iyMicDemo2.1a, whole genome shotgun sequence DNA:
- the LOC103578775 gene encoding myb-like protein D, whose translation METIESNILSFVKIVCPPAEELSVIINNVRCNQCGLVFQNESRFRLHDLKVHQRKNLDKIVKDSIKYHCPEVSCIYSPTSQRYFTTMKYLKQHYLKVHAAKTFSCTQCDKSFSTEAAKAAHIRVCGLEFICSCFKNFTTYEALLTHAKRHSHLFDEKYKNLLKRASTKNLPVVQLSKMVQKKLPVYIRPYQESNQVIQESKGTKDTRDMAIQTDDFKKIKRTLSPSKSNKRRESRQTQTNSLMKEKRNRKTVETQTSAASVRELKKLSTNKKLNLPKKDSQLNNNNNNNNNNNNNNNNNNNNNNNNTFTNDDLFSESPLPLDGMQDLWQVRSLGAKIQDKNIIDDLYDNVTQTNILPYYQEDSINQMNIKNSLFSTATRISRSDPMLTEETLNDRFSSIETQTDRPYLDSIFDSDPPNYSRTYALSSNNETQTTQEFDDMKNLLYSNMCTQTCYDNTSHTETQTDLLNIFDELQ comes from the exons atggaGACCATTGAAAGCAATATATtaagttttgtaaaaatagtCTGTCCTCCAGCTGAAGAATTaagtgtaattataaataatgtgaGGTGTAATCAGTGTGGGCTGGTATTTCAAAATGAGTCGCGTTTTCGTCTCCATGATTTAAAAGTTCATCAACGTAAAAATTTAGACAAAATTGTAAAAGATTCAATCAAATATCATTGCCCCGAAGTATCATGTATTTATTCACCTACTTCTCAAAGATATTTTACTACCATGAAGTATTTAAAAcag caCTATCTTAAAGTCCATGCTGCTAAAACATTTTCATGCACACAGTGtgataaaagtttttcaaCAGAAGCTGCCAAGGCCGCACATATCAGAGTATGTGGTTTGGAATTTATCTGcagttgttttaaaaattttacgacaTACGAAGCTCTTTTAACTCATGCCAAAAGACACTCGCatttatttgatgaaaaatataaaaatttgctcAA acGAGCTTCCACGAAAAATCTTCCAGTTGTCCAACTAAGTAAAATGGTGCAGAAAAAATTGCCAGTCTACATACGCCCATATCAAGAAAGTAATCAGGTTATCCAGGAGTCAAAGGGGACAAAGGACACGCGGGACATGGCGATTCAGAcagatgattttaaaaagattaaaCGAACATTGAGTCCTTCCAAGTCGAACAAACGACGTGAGTCCCGACAAACTCAAACCAACAGTCTAATGAAGGAAAAACGTAACAGGAAAACTGTTGAGACACAAACATCTGCAGCTAGTGTTCGAGAACTCAAAAAATTAAGCACAAATAAAAAGCTAAATCTTCCAAAGAAAGActcacaattaaataataataataataataataataataataataataataataataataataataataataataataataatacatttacGAATGACGATTTATTTTCTGAAAGTCCATTGCCACTGGATGGGATGCAAGACTTGTGGCAAGTCAGAAGTCTGGGGGCTAAAattcaagataaaaatattattgacgATTTATATGATAACGTAACACAGACTAATATTTTGCCATACTACCAAGAAGATAGTATTAACCagatgaatattaaaaattcacttttttcaaCTGCTACCCGGATTTCTAGGTCAGATCCCATGCTGACTGAAGAAACTCTGAACGATAGATTTAGTAGTATTGAGACTCAAACGGACAGGCCGTACCTTGATTCAATTTTTGATTCGGATCCTCCAAACTACTCTCGCACTTACGCGCTCAGCTCCAACAACGAAACTCAAACAACTCAAGAATTCGATGACATGAAGAATCTTCTGTACAGCAATATGTGCACTCAGACGTGCTACGACAATACTAGTCATACTGAAACTCAAACTGATCttcttaatatatttgatgaattacaataa
- the LOC103578777 gene encoding uncharacterized ENTR1 family protein isoform X1, which translates to MQNNKGGLSSSSSSSSSLEELDKLRVGEKSRINSFRVKNLTEDMPKKEENPFSFKHFLKKDSSSSSSSYQHAGARPKVYTSRLNTTVNSVVADTVANTIAGTETDGGDGIYARNPTELPDFVQDHLVIEQCYLNHQDAASGTQMISDIDNLPDFALNSVESRPLRHRNEIIKNDNNTGNLPFDLTTTGNVDKRNRSDLETTCNYRIFNNGSHGTHGLPGSSGEGVREQINFPLDLPFAGPSDLNNMEIINSNETIDSPGGDNGIITKSLPDFLNDGPIRNRVVVVPQPDNDVTINNSESSNPPLHLEVEMLRHNLEIARRQNSEKNRRIQLLEAELASRRAVDYEETAHLEKAMEQVEDNLKRSTRRAVNAESAVTTLKQQIKELTTEISVLRIENRELKSAIGVGCSSRSIDGDKKIFRLAGDLKEAASSAESYLRQLMSGVDNLKIIASTLENFDRIEDRTKDLLPDFDEDNAAGPAL; encoded by the exons ATGCAAAATAATAAAGGAGGTTTGTCGTCGTCCTCCTCCTCGTCATCCTCATTAGAAGAGTTGGATAAATTAAGAGTCGGAGAAAAATCTAGAAtcaatagtttccgagttaaaAATCTGACAG aagATATGCCGAAGAAAGAAGAAAATCCATTTagtttcaaacattttttgaaaaaagattcTTCTTCCTCATCTTCTAGTTACCAACATGCTGGTGCAAGACCAAAAGTTTACACTAGCCGGTTAAATACGACTGTTAATTCAGTGGTGGCTGATACTGTTGCCAATACTATTGCTGGTACTGAAACTGATGGTGGGGATGGTATTTATGCTAGAAATCCTACAGAATTGCCGGATTTTGTTCAGGATCATTTGGTTATTGAACAGTGTTATCTTAACCATCAAGATGCAGCTTCTGGTACTCAGATGATATCTGACATTGATAATTTACCAGATTTTGCATTAAACAGCGTTGAATCACGGCCATTGCGACAtcgaaatgaaataataaagaatgataataatactgGGAATTTGCCCTTTGATTTGACAACAACAGGAAATGTTGATAAACGAAATCGTTCAGATTTAGAAACTACTTGTAATTAtcgtatatttaataatggaTCACATGGAACACATGGATTACCTGGATCATCTGGTGAAGGAGTACgagaacaaattaattttccacttGATTTACCATTTGCAGGACCttctgatttaaataatatggagataataaattcaaatgaaactATTGATTCACCTGGAGGAGACAATGGAATTATTACAAAGTCATTACCAGATTTTTTGAATGACGGACCCATAAGAAATAGAGTTGTTGTTGTTCCTCAGCCAGACAATGatgttacaataaataatagtgaaTCTTCAAATCCTCCTCTCCATTTAGAAGTAGAAATGCTAAGACACAATCTTGAGATAGCGCGTAGacaaaatagtgaaaaaaatagaagaattCAATTACTGGAAGCAGAATTAGCATCTAGAAGAGCTGTTGATTATGAAGAAACCGCGCACTTGGAAAAAGCTATGGAACAagttgaagataatttaaaacgtAGTACg agaaGAGCTGTTAATGCAGAAAGTGCTGTCACGACAttaaaacaacaaataaaagaactaacg ACAGAAATTTCAGTACTGAGAATAGAAAACAGAGAATTAAAAAGTGCTATAGGCGTAGGTTGTAGTTCTAGATCAATAGatggtgataaaaaaatttttagattagCTGGAGATTTAAAGGAAGCCGCTTCATCTGCCGAATCTTATCTtag gcaACTAATGTCCGGagtagacaatttaaaaataatagcttCAACACTGGAAAATTTCGACAGGATAGAGGATCGAACCAAAGATCTGCTACCGGACTTTGATGAAGACAACGCTGCCGGACCGGCATTATAA
- the LOC103578777 gene encoding uncharacterized ENTR1 family protein isoform X3 — protein sequence MPKKEENPFSFKHFLKKDSSSSSSSYQHAGARPKVYTSRLNTTVNSVVADTVANTIAGTETDGGDGIYARNPTELPDFVQDHLVIEQCYLNHQDAASGTQMISDIDNLPDFALNSVESRPLRHRNEIIKNDNNTGNLPFDLTTTGNVDKRNRSDLETTCNYRIFNNGSHGTHGLPGSSGEGVREQINFPLDLPFAGPSDLNNMEIINSNETIDSPGGDNGIITKSLPDFLNDGPIRNRVVVVPQPDNDVTINNSESSNPPLHLEVEMLRHNLEIARRQNSEKNRRIQLLEAELASRRAVDYEETAHLEKAMEQVEDNLKRSTRRAVNAESAVTTLKQQIKELTTEISVLRIENRELKSAIGVGCSSRSIDGDKKIFRLAGDLKEAASSAESYLRQLMSGVDNLKIIASTLENFDRIEDRTKDLLPDFDEDNAAGPAL from the exons ATGCCGAAGAAAGAAGAAAATCCATTTagtttcaaacattttttgaaaaaagattcTTCTTCCTCATCTTCTAGTTACCAACATGCTGGTGCAAGACCAAAAGTTTACACTAGCCGGTTAAATACGACTGTTAATTCAGTGGTGGCTGATACTGTTGCCAATACTATTGCTGGTACTGAAACTGATGGTGGGGATGGTATTTATGCTAGAAATCCTACAGAATTGCCGGATTTTGTTCAGGATCATTTGGTTATTGAACAGTGTTATCTTAACCATCAAGATGCAGCTTCTGGTACTCAGATGATATCTGACATTGATAATTTACCAGATTTTGCATTAAACAGCGTTGAATCACGGCCATTGCGACAtcgaaatgaaataataaagaatgataataatactgGGAATTTGCCCTTTGATTTGACAACAACAGGAAATGTTGATAAACGAAATCGTTCAGATTTAGAAACTACTTGTAATTAtcgtatatttaataatggaTCACATGGAACACATGGATTACCTGGATCATCTGGTGAAGGAGTACgagaacaaattaattttccacttGATTTACCATTTGCAGGACCttctgatttaaataatatggagataataaattcaaatgaaactATTGATTCACCTGGAGGAGACAATGGAATTATTACAAAGTCATTACCAGATTTTTTGAATGACGGACCCATAAGAAATAGAGTTGTTGTTGTTCCTCAGCCAGACAATGatgttacaataaataatagtgaaTCTTCAAATCCTCCTCTCCATTTAGAAGTAGAAATGCTAAGACACAATCTTGAGATAGCGCGTAGacaaaatagtgaaaaaaatagaagaattCAATTACTGGAAGCAGAATTAGCATCTAGAAGAGCTGTTGATTATGAAGAAACCGCGCACTTGGAAAAAGCTATGGAACAagttgaagataatttaaaacgtAGTACg agaaGAGCTGTTAATGCAGAAAGTGCTGTCACGACAttaaaacaacaaataaaagaactaacg ACAGAAATTTCAGTACTGAGAATAGAAAACAGAGAATTAAAAAGTGCTATAGGCGTAGGTTGTAGTTCTAGATCAATAGatggtgataaaaaaatttttagattagCTGGAGATTTAAAGGAAGCCGCTTCATCTGCCGAATCTTATCTtag gcaACTAATGTCCGGagtagacaatttaaaaataatagcttCAACACTGGAAAATTTCGACAGGATAGAGGATCGAACCAAAGATCTGCTACCGGACTTTGATGAAGACAACGCTGCCGGACCGGCATTATAA
- the LOC103578777 gene encoding uncharacterized ENTR1 family protein isoform X2, whose product MQNNKGGLSSSSSSSSSLEELDKLRVGEKSRINSFRVKNLTDMPKKEENPFSFKHFLKKDSSSSSSSYQHAGARPKVYTSRLNTTVNSVVADTVANTIAGTETDGGDGIYARNPTELPDFVQDHLVIEQCYLNHQDAASGTQMISDIDNLPDFALNSVESRPLRHRNEIIKNDNNTGNLPFDLTTTGNVDKRNRSDLETTCNYRIFNNGSHGTHGLPGSSGEGVREQINFPLDLPFAGPSDLNNMEIINSNETIDSPGGDNGIITKSLPDFLNDGPIRNRVVVVPQPDNDVTINNSESSNPPLHLEVEMLRHNLEIARRQNSEKNRRIQLLEAELASRRAVDYEETAHLEKAMEQVEDNLKRSTRRAVNAESAVTTLKQQIKELTTEISVLRIENRELKSAIGVGCSSRSIDGDKKIFRLAGDLKEAASSAESYLRQLMSGVDNLKIIASTLENFDRIEDRTKDLLPDFDEDNAAGPAL is encoded by the exons ATGCAAAATAATAAAGGAGGTTTGTCGTCGTCCTCCTCCTCGTCATCCTCATTAGAAGAGTTGGATAAATTAAGAGTCGGAGAAAAATCTAGAAtcaatagtttccgagttaaaAATCTGACAG ATATGCCGAAGAAAGAAGAAAATCCATTTagtttcaaacattttttgaaaaaagattcTTCTTCCTCATCTTCTAGTTACCAACATGCTGGTGCAAGACCAAAAGTTTACACTAGCCGGTTAAATACGACTGTTAATTCAGTGGTGGCTGATACTGTTGCCAATACTATTGCTGGTACTGAAACTGATGGTGGGGATGGTATTTATGCTAGAAATCCTACAGAATTGCCGGATTTTGTTCAGGATCATTTGGTTATTGAACAGTGTTATCTTAACCATCAAGATGCAGCTTCTGGTACTCAGATGATATCTGACATTGATAATTTACCAGATTTTGCATTAAACAGCGTTGAATCACGGCCATTGCGACAtcgaaatgaaataataaagaatgataataatactgGGAATTTGCCCTTTGATTTGACAACAACAGGAAATGTTGATAAACGAAATCGTTCAGATTTAGAAACTACTTGTAATTAtcgtatatttaataatggaTCACATGGAACACATGGATTACCTGGATCATCTGGTGAAGGAGTACgagaacaaattaattttccacttGATTTACCATTTGCAGGACCttctgatttaaataatatggagataataaattcaaatgaaactATTGATTCACCTGGAGGAGACAATGGAATTATTACAAAGTCATTACCAGATTTTTTGAATGACGGACCCATAAGAAATAGAGTTGTTGTTGTTCCTCAGCCAGACAATGatgttacaataaataatagtgaaTCTTCAAATCCTCCTCTCCATTTAGAAGTAGAAATGCTAAGACACAATCTTGAGATAGCGCGTAGacaaaatagtgaaaaaaatagaagaattCAATTACTGGAAGCAGAATTAGCATCTAGAAGAGCTGTTGATTATGAAGAAACCGCGCACTTGGAAAAAGCTATGGAACAagttgaagataatttaaaacgtAGTACg agaaGAGCTGTTAATGCAGAAAGTGCTGTCACGACAttaaaacaacaaataaaagaactaacg ACAGAAATTTCAGTACTGAGAATAGAAAACAGAGAATTAAAAAGTGCTATAGGCGTAGGTTGTAGTTCTAGATCAATAGatggtgataaaaaaatttttagattagCTGGAGATTTAAAGGAAGCCGCTTCATCTGCCGAATCTTATCTtag gcaACTAATGTCCGGagtagacaatttaaaaataatagcttCAACACTGGAAAATTTCGACAGGATAGAGGATCGAACCAAAGATCTGCTACCGGACTTTGATGAAGACAACGCTGCCGGACCGGCATTATAA
- the LOC103578778 gene encoding phosphatidylinositol 4-phosphate 5-kinase: protein MAKNALNVNFYPNTVKDNDGILRKLRSRSKINIKTADEWSKLFIKLNTESKRLGNNKITSDVRLLNHIGNEAVIYGSIEGFPSGSWWGIRMDCARDKVHTCFDKDIDEGIFGVASICTSHVNNTNDVDLGTYLTFTGGKYNYDKPCDSLLNNFNNHIPLRLIRSYNLANEFAPKTGYRYDGLYIVASCWIGINAKDSSKYYKYALARLNYQEPPPWISQTRIVTRQSLLQKINFKSDCGPYYKCQMYGCQTQERTKKLNKTCEMDISTNKIISGKHNKVKRVSIESPLLSNPVSPTYTASKPPAYKLQNTNIAIRTELYDSSPYHPQQDVKKQTPMTYCRVYNNTNSKTDSKKLFDTKKLEMESQESNKILTDENCTINNLYDLNSTLLINSDEICNVSRTSTRASVSSESSELSNKNVDLQKAVVEIETMTPEQMLNLIIKKRYNPTGKLLIASIIGLPENDILKNLNKNKIRNNSGKLELNKIKKIREKKINFNNNFHETRSTSIKNQNKDTISKLNNRNKNTVKHFKKSNVTRKRKNELANLIIDGNFRVPSVQTRTMRNRRLRCPAIILSKRKDLSDYITTNYPRVDLRRKSKQLITGAVKKSKISKNPHPMAKTVKPQVNKIDNTNKQKINNNKNNKIINTESSLLKPQMVDASTQCVTTKDAMTFVNMETQLNQPRKKNCDAFVKIEFINLEDDEENENDVKSESYEINSNQDDDDDNNNDDYDHDDDDDDNDNDNDNDDDDDDDDDDDEELIKTVYRNQLQVSKKPQMYYSNNNSYNKLNLYSSSSMESSAFVPVNLSDRDMRVARLRSIGFKPIDPVIVTANTCNTSEYYNNCYASTSSVHGAVTNRQVDEQYNKYTSDENNVVQYMDNQLHFQDIEAEEEIITRKLNKLSKKKYSKKIPDIINKSKDIELLSGNNLSCKKLKYSSSSVQDLDEDEQVPWHGWHR from the exons atggcgAAAAACGCactaaatgttaatttttatccaaATACTGTAAAGGATAATGATGGAATTTTACGAAAACTCCGATCTCGCAGCAAG atTAATATTAAGACAGCTGATGAATGGAGTAAACTGTTTATTAAGCTCAACACTGAGTCTAAACGGCTGggtaataacaaaataacaaGTGATGTAAGACTGCTGAATCACATC ggTAATGAAGCAGTGATTTATGGATCTATTGAAGGATTTCCCTCAGGTTCATGGTGGGGAATACGTATGGATTGTGCCAGAGATAAAGTTCACACTTGCTTCGATAAAGACATTGACGAGGGAATATTTGGAGTTGCTTCAATATGCACATCCCATGTTAATAATACTAATGATGTTGATCTAGGAACATATTTGACATTTACTGGtggtaaatataattatgacaAGCCGTGTGATtcattattaaacaatttcaaCAATCACATACCTTTGAGATTAATAAGAAGCTACAATTTAGCTAATGAATTTGCTCCAAAAACTGGTTATCGGTATGATGGTTTATATATTGTGGCGTCCTGTTGGATTGGAATTAATGCTAAAGATTCAAGTAAATATTACAAGTATGCGTTGGCTAGATTAAATTATCAAGAGCCACCACCGTGGATATCACAGACTCGTATTGTCACGAGACAGtctttattacaaaaaataaattttaaatcagattGTGGACCTTACTACAAGTGTCAGATGTACGGCTGTCAGACCCAAGaaagaactaaaaaattaaataaaacttgtgAAATGGATATtagtacaaataaaataattagtggaaaacataataaagttaaaagaGTCAGCATAGAATCACCATTATTGTCAAATCCTGTCTCGCCTACATATACTGCTTCAAAGCCTCCGGCATATAAACTCCAAAATACAAATATTGCAATTAGAACAGAATTATATGACTCGTCACCTTATCATCCACAGCAAGATGTTAAAAAACAAACACCAATGACTTATTGCCgagtttataataatactaatagtaaaactgatagtaaaaaattatttgatacaaaaaaattggaaatggAATCGCaagaatcaaataaaattttgaccgATGAAAAttgtacaataaataatttatatgatttaaattcgACATTGCTTATAAATTCTGACGAAATTTGTAATGTCTCTAGAACGAGCACTAGAGCTTCTGTGAGTTCTGAATCTTCTGAATTGTCGAATAAAAATGTAGACCTTCAAAAAGCCGTAGTAGAAATAGAAACAATGACACCTGAacaaatgttaaatttaattattaaaaaacgtTATAATCCCACgggtaaattattaatagcaaGTATTATTGGTCTCCcagaaaatgatattttaaaaaatttaaataaaaataaaattcgtaataATTCTGGTAAATtagaattgaataaaattaaaaaaattcgagaaaaaaaaataaattttaataataattttcatgaaaCAAGATCAACTTCAATTAAAAACCAGAATAAGGATAccataagtaaattaaataatcgtaataaaaatacagttaaacattttaaaaaatcaaatgtaacaagaaaacgaaaaaatgaattggctaatttaattattgatggtAATTTTCGGGTACCGTCAGTTCAAACAAGAACTATGAGAAATAGACGACTAAGATGTCCAGCAATTATATTGAGCAAAAGAAAAGATTTGTCTGATTATATAACAACAAATTATCCGCGTGTTGATTTAAGGAGAAAAAGTAAACAGTTAATTACAGGTGctgttaaaaaatctaaaatttctaaaaatccTCATCCAATGGCTAAAACAGTTAAACcacaagttaataaaattgataatacaaataaacaaaaaataaataacaataaaaataataaaataataaatacagaatcatcattattaaaacCACAAATGGTTGATGCGTCAACGCAGTGCGTTACAACTAAAGATGCAATGACATTTGTCAATATGGAGACACAATTAAATCAGccgcgtaaaaaaaattgtgatgcTTTTGTGAAAATTGAGTTTATCAATCTAGAAGATgatgaagaaaatgaaaatgacgTTAAATCAGAATCATATGAAATCAATTCAAACCaagacgatgatgatgataataataatgatgattatgatcatgatgatgatgatgatgataatgataatgataatgataatgatgatgatgatgatgatgatgatgatgatgatgaagagtTAATAAAAACAGTTTATCGTAATCAACTGCAAGTATCTAAAAAACCACAAAtgtattatagtaataataattcatacaataaattaaatttgtacaGCAGTAGTAGCATGGAGTCATCAGCATTCGTACCTGTTAACTTGTCCGACAGAGACATGAGAGTAGCGCGATTAAGATCGATTGGATTCAAACCCATTGATCCAGTTATTGTAACTGCTAATACTTGTAATACTTCagaatattacaataattgttATGCAAGTACTAGTTCTGTACATGGAGCAGTGACAAATCGGCAGGTTGATGAGCAATACAATAAGTATACAAGTGATGAAAATAATGTCGTTCAGTATATGGATAATCAACTACATTTTCAAGACATTGAAGCAGAGGAAGAAATTattacaagaaaattaaataaattatcaaaaaaaaaatactcaaaaaaaatacctgatattattaataaatctaaagACATTGAATTACTCAGTGGCAATAATTTAAGTTGTAAAAAACTTAAGTACAGCTCATCGTCCGTTCAAGATTTAGATGAGGATGAGCAAGTTCCTTGGCATGGATGGcacagataa